In Rhizobium sp. CIAT894, the following are encoded in one genomic region:
- a CDS encoding diguanylate cyclase, translating to MNGIWAQFGGNLSFVCLAISLWAHFSIQVQHRSFRQEKIAFGIITGCASIGSILLAVEFHPGIYIDLRFSPLALAGMFGGPIAAAFAAALAIAFRFAVGGAAMIDGIVAIVAATGIGLAAHFCVRKRSPGFLDVAMLSLALGVALVISMATLPTLVNAHVLAGVGFPLISLNCVATVLGGLVLLKTQEWELERSILVTAFSQSPDYLYVKDRNSRFITVNENMTRLFRFRTTAEMIGLSDFNLMSRPLAEELYYLEQQVIDTGMPLIDSAEQIEGKSLLASKVPLRDRQGRVIGLAGVTRDITERVALERELRESKNLLSHAMAGMSDGIAMYDGKGFLVFCNDQYRDAFPLSADARVIGAHISDILRRVAETGERPGIPDDVEGWIKAAAVSLHSNKDEEVQLHNGDWRSIRTRLAEDGMAMAVVSDITATKQAEIALRLSAEQLKSLAETDGLTGIVNRRAFDEAFARETAGSARKNTPFSLLMVDIDRFKAYNDTYGHPAGDQCLRVVSKCLRQSVSRPADIVARYGGEEFVVFLPDTSAKGAMIVAEQFARRLAKENIAHSGSEFSRVTASIGLACATGAVLRTNPNRLLTEADAALYDAKTQGRNRILAHSLTGERHAMKEVG from the coding sequence AAAATCGCCTTCGGTATCATAACCGGTTGCGCTTCCATCGGATCGATATTGCTGGCGGTCGAATTCCATCCGGGCATCTATATCGACTTGCGTTTTTCACCGCTTGCGCTGGCGGGCATGTTTGGCGGGCCGATCGCGGCGGCTTTTGCCGCCGCACTGGCGATCGCCTTTCGTTTTGCTGTCGGCGGCGCGGCAATGATCGATGGTATCGTGGCAATCGTCGCCGCGACCGGTATCGGCCTGGCGGCGCATTTCTGCGTCCGCAAGAGATCTCCCGGATTTCTGGACGTTGCGATGTTGAGCCTCGCCCTTGGCGTTGCACTTGTCATCTCGATGGCGACGCTTCCCACCCTGGTGAACGCCCATGTGCTCGCCGGCGTCGGTTTTCCCTTAATTTCGCTGAATTGCGTCGCGACCGTTCTGGGCGGCCTCGTTCTCCTGAAGACGCAGGAATGGGAGCTGGAACGAAGCATATTGGTGACCGCATTTTCGCAGTCGCCCGACTATCTCTATGTCAAGGACCGAAACAGCCGCTTCATTACCGTCAACGAGAATATGACTCGTCTCTTTCGTTTCCGGACGACGGCCGAGATGATCGGATTGTCGGACTTCAATCTGATGTCGCGGCCGCTGGCCGAAGAATTATATTATCTCGAGCAGCAGGTCATAGACACCGGCATGCCGCTGATCGACTCGGCCGAGCAGATCGAGGGCAAATCCCTGCTCGCCTCCAAGGTTCCATTGCGGGACAGGCAGGGGCGGGTGATCGGCCTGGCCGGCGTAACGCGTGACATTACCGAGCGTGTCGCCCTGGAGCGGGAGTTGCGCGAAAGCAAGAACCTGCTGTCGCATGCGATGGCGGGCATGTCCGATGGCATCGCCATGTACGACGGCAAGGGTTTTCTTGTTTTTTGCAATGACCAGTATCGCGACGCGTTTCCGCTCTCCGCAGATGCTCGCGTGATCGGTGCCCATATCAGCGATATCCTGCGCCGCGTCGCAGAAACCGGCGAACGGCCCGGTATCCCCGATGATGTGGAAGGTTGGATCAAGGCTGCCGCGGTCTCACTGCACAGCAACAAGGACGAAGAGGTTCAGCTTCACAACGGCGACTGGCGCAGCATCCGGACAAGGCTTGCGGAAGACGGCATGGCGATGGCCGTCGTCTCGGATATCACGGCGACGAAGCAGGCGGAAATCGCGCTCAGGCTGTCGGCCGAGCAGTTGAAGAGCCTGGCCGAGACCGATGGCCTCACCGGCATCGTCAACCGTCGCGCCTTCGACGAAGCCTTCGCGCGCGAAACCGCGGGCAGCGCCAGGAAAAACACGCCGTTCAGCCTGCTGATGGTCGATATCGACCGCTTCAAGGCCTATAACGACACGTATGGCCATCCCGCCGGAGACCAGTGCCTGCGGGTCGTCAGCAAATGCCTGCGCCAATCGGTCAGCCGGCCGGCCGACATCGTTGCGCGTTATGGCGGCGAGGAGTTCGTGGTGTTTCTCCCTGACACCAGCGCCAAAGGGGCAATGATCGTTGCCGAGCAATTCGCGCGTCGCCTCGCCAAGGAAAATATCGCCCATTCCGGCAGCGAATTTTCGCGGGTGACGGCGAGCATCGGCCTGGCCTGCGCAACCGGGGCTGTTCTGCGAACCAATCCGAACCGCCTCCTGACCGAGGCCGACGCGGCGCTCTACGACGCCAAGACCCAAGGCCGCAACCGCATTTTGGCCCATTCGCTCACTGGCGAACGGCATGCCATGAAGGAAGTCGGTTAG
- a CDS encoding FdhF/YdeP family oxidoreductase, whose translation MDTKFIGKKSAAAGGWGALKSCGKQLLQSGMPISGARTLLKANQPDGFDCPGCAWGDPEHGSSFEFCENGVKAVAWEATEKRATPAFFADNTVSQLRRLSDYELELNGRLTHPMRYDTGSDRYLPVSWEDAFAEIGGILKGLDTPNRAEFYTSGRASNEAAFLYQLFVRVYGTNNFPDCSNMCHEASGIAMRQAVGVGKGTVLLEDFEEADAIFVIGQNPGTNHPRMLGDLRRAAIRGARIVVFNPIRERGLERFSDPQDKIEMLRGGSTEIASQYLQPQLGGDMAAVRGMAKAVLAAEDRAVAAGLPPVLDHAFLTEHCADFQAYRAAVEATGWAEIEDQSGLSREEIERAAEVYINAERVICTWAMGVTQHLHSVATIREIANFMFLRGNIGKSGAGLCPVRGHSNVQGDRTVGINEKPADDFLDALEKHFRFAVPREHGHNVLAAIGAMLDGSAEAFIGLGGNFARATPDSALVEKALRRLKLTVHIATKPNHSHLMPGEAAFILPCLGRTEMDLNEAGNSQLVSVEDSMSMVHGSAGINRPASPHLLSEVAIIAGMAKATVGSAVVDWAKLADDYDRIRDHIEATVPGFENYNARLRKPRGFHLRNAAAHREWDTPAGKASFSSEPLPEETVHQRARKGEGHRFALQTFRSHDQYNTTVYGLDDRYRGVYGERQVIFIHPADLKAMNAEAGDRVDVIGEYDDGIERIAENFRLVPYDIPRGSIAGYYPELNVLVPLGSAGKESDTPTSKSIMVSFRGRNAA comes from the coding sequence ATGGACACAAAATTCATTGGCAAGAAATCGGCGGCCGCCGGCGGCTGGGGCGCTTTGAAGAGTTGCGGCAAGCAATTGCTGCAAAGCGGCATGCCCATCTCGGGCGCGCGTACCCTGCTGAAGGCAAACCAGCCGGATGGCTTCGATTGCCCGGGCTGCGCCTGGGGCGATCCGGAACACGGATCGTCGTTCGAGTTCTGCGAGAACGGCGTCAAGGCGGTCGCCTGGGAGGCGACGGAGAAGCGGGCAACACCCGCCTTCTTCGCGGACAATACGGTCTCGCAGCTTCGCCGGCTGAGCGACTATGAACTTGAACTCAACGGTCGCCTCACGCATCCGATGCGCTACGATACCGGGAGCGACCGCTACCTGCCGGTTTCGTGGGAGGATGCCTTTGCCGAGATCGGCGGCATCCTGAAGGGCCTCGATACCCCCAACCGCGCAGAATTCTACACCTCGGGCAGGGCCAGCAACGAGGCCGCCTTCCTGTACCAGCTGTTCGTGCGCGTCTACGGTACCAATAATTTTCCCGATTGCTCCAATATGTGCCACGAAGCCAGCGGCATTGCCATGCGCCAGGCGGTCGGCGTGGGCAAGGGCACCGTGCTTCTGGAGGATTTCGAGGAGGCCGATGCGATCTTCGTGATCGGCCAGAACCCCGGCACCAATCATCCGAGAATGCTCGGCGACCTGCGCCGCGCCGCCATCCGCGGCGCGCGTATCGTCGTCTTCAACCCAATCCGCGAGCGTGGCCTGGAGCGCTTCTCCGATCCGCAGGACAAGATCGAGATGCTGCGGGGCGGTTCGACCGAGATCGCCAGCCAATATCTGCAGCCGCAGCTCGGTGGCGACATGGCCGCGGTGCGGGGCATGGCCAAGGCCGTGCTGGCCGCCGAAGACAGGGCGGTCGCCGCCGGTCTGCCCCCCGTGCTTGATCACGCATTTCTGACCGAACACTGCGCGGATTTCCAGGCCTATCGGGCCGCGGTCGAGGCCACAGGCTGGGCTGAGATCGAGGACCAGTCGGGACTGAGCCGCGAGGAGATCGAGCGGGCGGCCGAGGTCTATATCAACGCCGAACGCGTCATCTGCACCTGGGCGATGGGTGTCACTCAGCACCTGCATTCGGTAGCGACGATCCGCGAGATCGCCAACTTCATGTTCCTGCGCGGCAATATCGGCAAATCAGGCGCCGGCCTTTGCCCGGTGCGCGGCCATTCCAACGTGCAGGGCGACCGCACCGTCGGCATCAACGAGAAGCCGGCGGACGATTTTCTCGATGCGCTGGAAAAACACTTCCGCTTCGCCGTTCCCCGCGAGCATGGCCACAATGTTCTGGCCGCGATCGGTGCGATGCTCGATGGCTCGGCCGAAGCCTTCATCGGCCTTGGCGGCAATTTCGCGCGCGCCACGCCCGACAGCGCTCTCGTCGAAAAGGCGCTTCGGCGGCTGAAGCTGACGGTGCACATCGCGACCAAACCCAATCATTCGCATCTCATGCCCGGCGAGGCGGCCTTCATCCTGCCCTGCCTCGGGCGCACCGAGATGGACCTCAACGAAGCCGGCAACTCCCAGCTCGTCAGCGTCGAGGATTCGATGAGCATGGTGCATGGTTCTGCCGGCATCAATCGCCCGGCCTCGCCGCACCTGCTCTCGGAAGTCGCCATCATTGCCGGCATGGCGAAAGCGACGGTCGGCTCCGCCGTCGTCGATTGGGCCAAGCTTGCCGACGACTACGACCGCATCCGCGATCATATCGAGGCCACCGTTCCGGGCTTCGAAAACTACAATGCGCGCCTGCGCAAGCCGCGCGGCTTTCACCTGCGCAATGCGGCTGCGCATCGGGAGTGGGATACGCCGGCAGGCAAGGCGTCATTCTCCTCCGAGCCGCTTCCCGAGGAGACGGTGCATCAGCGTGCACGAAAAGGCGAGGGGCATCGTTTCGCCCTGCAGACGTTCCGCTCGCACGATCAATACAATACGACCGTCTACGGTCTCGATGACCGGTATCGCGGCGTCTACGGTGAGCGGCAGGTCATTTTCATTCACCCCGCCGACCTGAAGGCGATGAACGCCGAGGCCGGCGACCGGGTCGACGTGATCGGCGAGTATGATGACGGCATCGAGCGCATCGCTGAGAATTTCCGCCTGGTGCCCTATGACATTCCGAGGGGCAGCATTGCCGGGTATTATCCCGAGCTGAACGTACTGGTGCCGCTCGGCAGCGCCGGCAAGGAAAGCGATACGCCGACCTCGAAATCGATCATGGTGTCCTTCCGTGGGCGAAACGCCGCGTGA